In Weissella tructae, the DNA window GCGACCCGCAACATCTTAGAACAGATGAGTTTCAAGCGACAAAAGGTAGTTACTGTTCCTATTATTCAAACGATTGTTTCTAATTACTTTGATTTAACAGTTGATGACTTAACTGGAACACGTCGTAATAAACAAATTGTCACACCACGTCAAATCGCCATGTACCTTGCACGTGAATTAACACAAGATTCATTGCCGCAAATCGGTCGTGCCTTTGGTGGTCGAGATCATACTACTGTGATGCATTCAACTGAAAAAATTGAAGGTGCCATTGGAGAAGATCACATTTTGGAACAACAAGTCCAAGAAATCCGCGAACGCTTGAGTGATAACGGGTAATTGCCTGTGGATAAGTATCTAAGTTGTTCTATAGTTTTCCACAAGGTTATCAACAGGTCTAAACCGTTGATATAATCAACTTAGTTATAGTTTTCCACAGTTTCCACACCCCCTATTACTATTATTATCTTTTTATTACTTAATTAAGAGATAATAGCGGCCGCTATTAAATCAAAACAGTGCCTAGGAGAAATCATGCAATTTACAATTAATCGAGCAGAATTTATTAAAGCAATGAATAACGTTAGCCGAGCTATTTCTTCACGTACATCAATGCCAATCCTTACAGGGGTTAAGCTTGAAGTTGAAGAAAGTGGTTTGATCCTAACAGGTTCAGATACAGATATCTCAATTGAAATTAAAATTCCCGTGACAGATGACAAAGCAAAGCTTGTCAATCTAGAAGCAGGTTCACTTGTTCTACCAGCAACATTCTTTGCAAATATCGTTAAGCGTTTGCCAGGTGAAACATTCACATTAACAAACACGGATGGATTACAAGCAAAGATCACATCAGAAAGTGCTGAATTTGATATCAATGGTCAAGATGCAAATGCATATCCTCGTCTACCAGAAGTAGAAGTGACGAATCAATTGATTTTGCCAGCTGAAACTTTGACTGAAGTTATTGGTCAAACAGTTATTGCTGTATCAAAGCAATTGAGCCAACCTATTTTGACAGGGGTCCACTTTATTATTGCTGGTGGAAACTTAACAGCAGTTGCAACAGACCGTCATCGTTTGGCCCAACGAACAGTGTCATTTGGAAATGAAGATGTTA includes these proteins:
- the dnaN gene encoding DNA polymerase III subunit beta, whose amino-acid sequence is MQFTINRAEFIKAMNNVSRAISSRTSMPILTGVKLEVEESGLILTGSDTDISIEIKIPVTDDKAKLVNLEAGSLVLPATFFANIVKRLPGETFTLTNTDGLQAKITSESAEFDINGQDANAYPRLPEVEVTNQLILPAETLTEVIGQTVIAVSKQLSQPILTGVHFIIAGGNLTAVATDRHRLAQRTVSFGNEDVNADIIIPGPSLIQLQAMLDTVESVEVRVSENQVVFQLGDDTLFYSRLLEGNYPDASRLIPTEKRTTLTINSRDLLQTIERAALLSHEGRSNVIQFTVSDDRSSISSNSPEVGRVEEEIFAAETAGDELTISFNPDYMREALKSFGDEEIQIGFKTPLDPFTLVPTNNATNFIQLITPVRTY